CTCCTCCCCTGAGCTCTGAAGTTATGGTCCGAGTTGTTGTCATGGATGAAAATGATAATGCCCCATTCATTCTGTACCCTCTTCAGAATGGCACCTCCCCAAACAATGACTTGGTTCCCAGGGGGGCTGAGGCTGGCTACCTGGTCACCAAGGTGGTGGCCGTGGACAGAGATTCCGGTCAGAACTCTTGGCTTTCCTATGAGCTCCTGAAGGCCACAGAACCAGGTCTGTTCAGTGTGGGGGCCCAGAATGGAGAAGTGAAAACTGTGAGGCCTATTAATAAAAGAGACACATACAAACAGAAACTTATCATCGGCGTTAAAGACAACGGTCACCCTCCCCAGTCCACCTCTGCAACACTAAGCATTCTGCTAGTGGATGGTTTTTCTGACCCTTATATGAAAATGGTGGCTACCCCGAAGGAGGacgtggtggaggaggaagaccgTAACCTGACTCTGTATCTGGTCATATGTTTGGCTGCCATCTCATTCATTTTTCTCATTTCTGTTATGGTGTTTATTGCCATCAAGATTCAGAAGAGAAGAAAGTTCCTACAGAGCTCCACCCAGAATTTTCCAGTTGGACCTAATTTCCCAGAAAACTGTGGAGATGCTGATGCTGGATCCCTTTCCCGGGCTTACAACTATGAGGTGTGCTTATCTGGTGGGTCCCTGAACAGCGAGTTCAGGTTTCTCCGGCCCCTCTTTCCTGTGTTTCCTGTGGCGCCTGCTCAAAATCAGGGGGATTCAAGGACTTCCAGTCACCATATAGAAGATCAACACAGGAGTCAGGTGAGAAGAATTGATTTAACATAACATTACTGATAAATgaatccctaaaatattgatattagTAACTGTTTACTGTAACCCACTCACACTCTTAACACCACTGAATCAATGGACTTGTAACACAAATCTTTTTATTGCACTCAAAcgtctctctcttcttctctgtctGCTCTAGTTTCTGCTTTTACACAATAGTGGACTTTAAAAATCATCTTTAGAATGAACATTAACTAcgtaaaatgttataaaataactGGCAAATTAGTAGAAATCTAAGCCAGTTGTACTGACTGCATGGCTCATGGACAGCCACATTCGCAATTGCTGTCGATTCAGAGAGCCACCTGATTACTACCTCACcaaacaaacacatacatatCAATTTATATTAAATACACAAGTATAACTGTAACCTTTTCAATTACCAGAATACTTCTGAGCATGAGAGGatctctctccccaccactgttGATCTTTAGGAAATCCTGGAGTatatggaggaagggaaaggggttgCAAGTCAGACTAATCTCTTTATTAGCtgggatgttttttaaaaaaatgcttccgAATGTCAAAAGCCACCTGGGTGTTATTATAAGAGAACAGAGGCTGCAGAGAACCATGATGGTTTGCTGGCCCTTTCTATCCCCAACAGGAGGCCTCTTGCTCAGGGAGCCTCCCATTTTAGCCATCCTGCAGTgacagctgtttcaaaatgggaacCACCTGCCTGCCATGAGCACCACTGGGCAATAGCCTAGCCCAACTTCTTGATATATGTGATGGGTGCCACATTGGAGAATGGCACTCACAAGCACCTTCATGTGGCATGTCTAAGAGCCACATATGGCTCCCAAGCCACTAAGTACCACTGATTTAAGCATAATGCATGCCAGATTATTGTTTTATAGAGTGGTTCTTAAACTGGGTTGGGGCCATATTGTCTCCCAGAAGGGAGGCGGAGGGAAACGTTGAGCTAGAAGAGGAGGCTGTAAAAACAGGTGATATTTCTTGCCTTTCCTTGGCTTCCCATTCAGTGCTGAGGCACTCtgccctttattccttcatcttTCTGGCAGACGTCTGAAGTAGGAGTTACTTCACCTGTTGCATTTTTAAATGTACTAATAATTGTAAGTGTGTGTAATTAAGAGCACTGAACACACTGATCAGGAGGGTGTGCTTAGCTGCAATTGTGCTTGAGCAGGTGTGTATTTTGTATGCATGAAGTGAAAAATGGCTGAGAGATCTTTGTGCAAGCTGTCTGTCACTAATGTGatttacactgtgtgtgtgtgtatgtgtgtgtgtgtgaagtgccgtcaagccacagtcGACTCATAGTAGCCCtagcaaagggttttcaaggcaagtgatgaagcagagttggctcaccattgccttcctctgcaaagtctttcttggaggtctcccttccaagtacctgaccctgcttatcttccgagatctgatgagattgagctataccatgccgccttccctcccattggGATTTATCAATAAACCTTGAATATAAAACACAAACTTGTTCAATAATAACTTAAATGAGATTCTTACATTTTGTGTGcataggggagggggagcagaatgGAATGACTTTGCAAGTGGACCCTGAAAGACACAAATAGCAGTCAAGCTGCTCCAAAAGGTTTGAGAACTGGTgctataataaaacataaaatcttCATGGTTTTTCTCTGGAAGAACCACCAGATGGCAGTATTAGCAAACAGATGAGTTGAAAATGGCATTTCAGAGATTTCATCTGAAGCAGCACTAGCAGAAACCAAACAGGGAGACACACACTGAAAGCAGAGGGAAAGTAGATGCTGGATGGATGGGAAGATTCAAGGAACAAAGCAATGAAGACAGGAgaacaaaattaatttttccaAGAGGACAAAATATCTTTCATTAGTACAAAGGTTCCTTATGTTCTGGAAACCATAAATATCTGACCTGGGAGAGCTTGGCACCATGGAGGATAGCTTCAGGATCAGAAAAGGTCTGTATCTTTTGTTCTTCCTCTCTTTGTCTGGAGTGGTGTGTGTCTCCCTTCGGTATTCTTtgcctgaagagaagaaaagtGGGTCTGTGGTGGCTAATGTGCTGAAGGATTTGAAACTGGGGCCAGGGGAGCTTTCTGCTCGCAGAGCCCAGCTGGTTTCCAAAAGCATTAAGCAATATTTCCAGCTGGATACTCGTTCTGGGAATGTGAATGTAAATGACAAAATAGACAGAGAAGCTTTGTGTGGCAAGGTGGACACTTGCGTACTGTTGTCTGAAATTGTGCTCCAAAACCCCTTAAAGATCTACAATATTGTGATTCAGATAGAAGATATAAATGACAACTTTCCAGCATTCTCTCAAACTGAACTTGATCTTTCTATTCCTGAGAATGTTCCCACAAATACTCGATTCCCCTTGGAATCTGCCCAAGATAGAGATTTGGGTGAAAACAGTGTTCAGAACTATACCCTCAGTCCCAATGAAAATTTTATCTTGGAAATAAAAAGTGGCAGGGGTGGAAAGAAGCGTTTGGACCTTGTTCTGGAGAAACCACTAGACAGGGAGAAGAAGGCTCAATTTGAGCTGACGCTCACAGCTGTTGATGGAGGGGTGCCACAGAAAACAGGGACAGTTCTAATAAAGGTCAGTGTTCTGGACATCAATGACAACTTCCCTCAGTTTGCACAACCTGAATATATAGTGGGTTTAAAGGAAAATACCCCTCAAGATACTCTGGTCATGAAAGTGGAAGCCAGAGATTTGGATTTTGGTTCAAATGCACAGATCACCTACTCATACCATCAGATGCCTGAGAAAATAAGTAACTTGTTTCACCTCAATGAAAACACTGGGGAAATTACTGTTCTGGGTCTATTTGACTATGAAAAAGAAACCAGCTATGACATTAACATCAAGGCAACAGATGGAGGTGGTCTTTCAGGCCACTGCAAGGTCCTGGTGGAAATTGAGGATGAGAACGACAATGCACCTGAGATATCAGTCATATCCATCACCAGCCCTTTAGCAGAGGATTCTCCCCTTGATACGCTGGTCGTGCTCTTCAGTGTCACAGACCGGGACTCCGGAGACAATGGCAGGACCTCCTGCTCTGTGGAGATGGACTTGccctttttattaaaaacaacTGTGAATAATTATTATCAACTGGTGACACAAAGACCACTGGATAGAGAGAAAGTTCCTGAGTATAATATCACCATCACAGCTACTGATCGGGGCTCTCCCAGGCTCACTACAAAAAGAACAATTACAGTTTTAATCTCAGACATCAATGACAACTCTCCAGTGTTTGACAAGACAAAGTATGAAATGCAGTTGTGGGAAAACAATATTCCAGGCCTGCTGATGGGTTCGGTCCATGCTGTTGACCTGGACATGGAGCAGAATGCCCAGGTGACCTATTCTCTTGTGCCTGGAAATGCCAGCGGTGCTCCTGTGGCCTCCTATGTTTCCATCAACTCTGAGAATGGGAATCTGTATGTCCTGCGATCTTTGGATTATGAGCAGATCAAGGAATTCCAGGTGACAGTGAGGGCTTCAGATGGGGGTTCTCCTCGACTGAGCTCAGAGATTGTTGTTCGAGTTCTTATCCTGGATGAAAACGATAATGCTCCCTTCTTCCTCTACCCCCTTCAGAACAGCACCTCCCCCTGCAATGACCTGGTTCCCAAGTCCGTGGAGGCTGGTTACCTGGTGGCCAAGGTGGTGGCTGTGGATGGGGATTCCGGTCAGAACTCTTGGCTGTCCTATGAACTACTGAAGGCCACGGACCCCGGCCTTTTCAGCTTAGGAGCCCAGAATGGAGAAGTCAAAACCAGGAGACCACTGACAGAGCGAGACACAAACAAGCAGAGACTGATTATTCTGGTCAGAGACAATGGCCACCCTCCCCAGACCAGCACTGCCACACTGAATATACTTCCGGTGGATGGCTTTTCAGATCCTTATCTGGCTATTGCAAGTGTCAGTCACGAAGCAAGTGAAGAAGACAGCTCCTTGACAATGTATCTGGTGATCTGCTTGGCTGCGGTGTCCTTTGTGTTCCTCATTTGCATCATTTTGTTTGTTGCCATCAAAATGCACAAGAAAGAGTCTAGTTTTATCACTTCCCTTCCTCAGTTCCCGCCTGCCTTACCTGAGATCCCAGAAACTGGTGTCGATTCTCAGAATGGATCACTTTCCCGGACTTACCACTATGATGTTTGCTTAACCGGTGGATCCTTAAGCAGTGAGTTCAGATTCCTTAGGCCTCTCATTCCAGTTTTTTCTATGCGGGAACCCAATGTCTCTGAGAATCAcaggatttcttctgtttctcaagAGACTCCTGAGCAGGCGGAGGGtcgaaatcaaagagaaatggtAAGTAACTTGTTGCTTTTTCTTAATTGCCCATGTACCATTGAAATTTCAGCTGGGTTGTATGACATCAGAAATACTTTTTGCTAAACTGTTACTCACATTTTTTGTTAATTCTCTTTATATTCACTGTGTTTCTCCTTTTCGGATACATGTATTGTGGCTAAATATGTGCCATTTAAGAATAGTgtatgtatttacatttagtatgtAATATCAAGCTGTATTCCTTCATCACCTTTTGGCCTGTCCCTTTATTATCCCAGTTCTTTTCCTTGTTAAGTGTTTCTCTTGCTGTCAGATCCTGCTGAGCTTACGACCCATAAGAAGTTTTCCCTCTGAACCCACCAACACTTTTTAGCTGGTTCATCATTGCCCCAGTACCCCAAATAAAGACACAAGACCATAGCATGGGTTTAACAAGTTTATTAAAATTAGCTGATCTATGTCATCAAATTTAAATAtgctatttaaatatttaaatagagagccagcatgctgtagtggttaaagcatcggaaacccaagttcgaatctccactcgtgccatggaagcttgctgggtgaccttaggccatggtctcagccttgaccctggcaagtatttggatgggagacctccaaggaataccagggttgtgacatggaggcaggcaatggcaaaccacctccagatgtctcttgccttgaaaaccctatgcggtcgccagaagtcagctgtgacttgacagtaaaaaataaaaaatatttaatggGCGGTCTGTGCTAGGCAGCTAAGTCATGGCTACCTTTGttttggcaaatccaccctggccCCAAACGTGGTCAACAGTTTCCACCAGCTTTGTTTATCTTCGCCTGCATATACTGCTGAGGGGTGCTGAGAGATGCCAAGCTCAATCCCTCTTCTCTGATGCATTGtaaagccactaccaggttctgaaagatgttgctcagcactaAAGCCGCTCCTTCCCAAGCCTATTCTGCTGTTTGAAGCCATTTTGGGCCAGAAAAATGGCTTAGGGGGAAAGGCTGAagtctcttctctccccacactGTGGTCCTAAATTTGGGCCTTAGACACTTGCAAAACAAGTTTCCTCTTCCTGATGTATGACTGTCACCATCAGAATCAGAGCAGGGAAACCCTGACCCCACAagtttagggttcccaactgcccggtgaTGGTGCGCAATTGCTCGCCAACTCACCGGGGTGCTtgttgcccctcagctggccgacgGGCAGATGTAGGCCAACTGAGCGGGGGGCGGGGCGTTTACCCCAGAAGTTCCAGCAACACtctagccctcccccccaaatctctatggtttctctATGGGaatcgctagagcatccctgtaCGATGCTGGCATTCTGGggtacttctggaagtgatggaaTCACTGATGGAAGTGACGGAATTGCACCGGGTGTGCGCACTGATCACTAATTCCAGAGTCCCACGTGAAGCAAGCTTCCGCCGGAGGCCAAgtaggacctagcaaccctacacatgttAGAAATCATAATATGTAGTTCAGTCCTCAGGTCATTGACATTAATTGTGAAAAGCTTTGGAGCATAAACCAGAaaatttattgtattgtatatggGCGTTGGCATCACAAATAGCTAAAACATAATAATACAACAAATAGTAGTACATATATACAAATAGCTAAAACATAGTAATATAGCAATATAACTAAAACAAATCAgcgattaaaatattataacacaTACCAACATGTACTAACTCACTGTTTTAAACTTAATTAAAAACTCCTTGAGAAAtcttagatcttattttctttgttgctagagcaaacaaagaaaccctaTGTGTTAAGTAAGCATTGATGTCAGACAgcagaaatttaattttattctcATCTGAATATACCATAACAACAGATAATATTCCTGCTAACAATTTGGCCCTAGGACCATCATACAAGGGGCAAAAAAGGATATAATGAGGCAAGTCTTCCGGTTTTGAGGATCCACAGATGCCCATGCATTGTTCCCTTGGTAATCGAGAATATCGACCAGCCAGTAATGCTGTTGGCATGGATTGGAAGCGCAATGAAGTAAAATATGCTCTAATGTTAGCATTTATGATGTTATCTAGATAGAGGATTCTAGAGTGGTCATTTTTAATTAGTTTATACCGTGGCGCTGCTTTACATTTTAAGATTACTGAACAATCTATCAAAGCATCAGCCTTATAAACCCAATCTCTATGCTGGTgattatcctttccttttatcccttagaagctccttgatcatttgatcttgagcagcatatatctagtgttggagggatataaggattgaaacaatcttgccactgacaatgtagccttggggtccctgtcgcttagtaaaaaaggcattatgtcagtcacagaggcattggatttgtatattaaaaggggggaaatatagtagatcgaagttcctcgtaaaagcggcattccaaaagggcatgggctaatgagtcaatagagccagaagagcaagggcagatcctgtctgagtatggtatattcagaattctgccctgcattaccatagaagggttagcattcagtctagccaagcaaaaagctctacagagacgaggagttgtcagataatatgtataggcaggcaggccACGTAGAGAACTGggattccgaagaactgggatgaacagacgcgacgagcacaaaaaatagtgctgttataatcgagctctttaatgcgctttttaattttggcaaaagcttcagttttcccaagatctaataacatatcctgcgagaagcccaacaacgccagtttctcatctaagattttttgccatgaggatttaaaagggtcatgcttcagagaagctaggaacccctcagtgctaaagcacagtttaaggtgtagtttaaaggcggccaaccacggcctagcttcaagtgacatttggtcaaactcggaacgaagagtaacgccagcaacacatcgaggggcatttaggagttttcgtaagaactgaagcagtggacgatctatagattcattgatgactgttatccagatggcaacaccaaagaggataattggggtaattttcaggttaaaaacctgaatagcccctggaatatatttgccacctttggtgtgaaaaaagttgacaataccaCCAACCCCAACTGGTGATTATCAGTTGAGACTTCTAGAAGGTCATCCAGGATGGAGTACCTTAAGAGAATACTGTTCAGAAATCCTTGACACTTCGAATCTTTGGATAACATAATCTAAAAGATTGATGGCATAATGAATTGGGTCCAAGTAATTTAGTTATCTTCCAAGATTTTAAAACTGCTAAATAAGCCCAGGCCCTAAGAGAAGGCAATCCTACTTCTGCTCTCATCAGAGCTGCTGGAGACCCTCTAGGAAGAACTACAATGCGCCTTAGAAATTGGTTTTGGATTACTTCAAGGCTTGATAAATTATcctcattccaccaccacccctttttaaagcattttattaaatttagtgttaacaaaattacaataaacaaaataaagaagaaggaaaaaataaaacaaacacggAAACAAAAAAATACGTCCATTTTCGTTTGTatcgaatataaatctaattaaaaaattacaacttgttctctagctacatatacaaaataattttttaattcttacaactaaaaaaatcaaacttttctctttCATACCTACATACTTATTCTTCAAttcttcaaacccacaaatcatcaattCGTTCTTTTCATATTATGCAGAAagtctataaatggtttccaattttctacaaagataagttattttctctaatcaaagcagtcagtttggccatttccTCTAATTCCAATATCTTGACAAGCCTATTGTAGGTATATATGGATGTTTCCATTTTTGCAGATATAATATTCTTGCTGATGAATTATATATAATAGCAAAcatccatatatatattttttccaactGGCTATCCATAAAGCCCAAAAGATACATTTCTAGCTTCATTTGTATATTAACCTTCAAAATCTTCTGTATTATAGAATGTAATTGTGaccaaattttttaaaacttttttacaAGTCCATCATAGGTGAAAGAAAGTCCCTTCATGCTGTTCACTTTTCAACATGTCTTTGGgacatttgtatatattttagctAATTTATCTGGAGTCAAGTACCAacgatacatcattttataaaaatTTTCTTTGAGACTAGAATTTAAAGTTAATTTAAGACCCTTTAACCACATATTTTCCCATTGTTCCATTTGTATGTTATATCTAAAATTAATAGCCCATTTCACCATGCAGTCTTTTACTTGTATTCCACCCCCACACTTTAACTCCATAAAGGAGATGAGGGATGACCTTTCGAATAGTTTCAAAGCTGGATCGATTAAATGCCCTTCTTTTGAGTAATAAAAGCTCAGAATAGATCCCACTATCCTTAACGCCGAGGATTTCACTGTGTCCAAATGGTCCTTCCAATTTAAAGTCTCCTTAAATGTCACATCAAGATATTTAAATTTGCTACATTGTGCTATTTtagaagccccgtggtgcagagtgttaagctgcagtactgcagtcaaaagctctgctcacaacctgagttcgatcctgacggaagtcggcttcaggtagccggcttgaggtcgactcagccttccatccttccgaggttggtgaaatgagtacccagcttgctgggggtaaagggaagatgactggggaaggcactggcaaaccaccccgcaaacaaagtctgccttggaaacgtcggtatgtgacatcaccccattggtcaggaatgacctggtacttgcacaggagacttttacctttaccttttacattgtGCTATTGGGTTGCCCAGAATGTTCCAGGAACATGTTTTTGCTCTTTTCCTAaaaaccattacttttgttttactGAAGTTGCTGTTAAGCTCCTCTTCCTTGCAGAACAATCCCAATTGGTGTAATGATCTTCTCAGACATATTTTGGTCAAGGAGATTAGGACCATATCGTCCACATATAACAAGATTGCAATTTTTTGTTGTCCCAAGGTGGGTGGAACAAATTGTGGACCTGATAGACTCTCTACAACGTTATTTATATATAGGTTAAACAGTAAAGGGGCCAACACACACCCCTGTTTCACGCCCTTACAAGTTGGAATTTTATTAGTTAGGGAACCAGAGATTTATTTGGgacatttttatacattttagcaAATTTATCTTGAGTAAAGTACCAatgatacatcattttataaaaaaCTTCAGAAATTCTCTGGAGCTTCCAGAAGATGGCGGACAGAGGGTGTAGGCTGCTCCATCTTCAGAGGTGTTAGCTGATTTGTGAGATTTATATAAACATTTTGAGAGTAGAACTTAAGGGTAGAACTTAAGAGAGTAGAACTTGAGAGTAAACTTAAGGCCCTTTAACCACATATTTTCCCATTGTTCCATTTGTATGTTATATCCAAAATTAATAGCTCATTTCACCATGCAATCTTTTACTTGTTCTTTTTCCGTTTCATATCGCAGCAACAGCTTATACATTTTAGCAATAACATTATCATTTGTACACAGTTCGGTTTCAAATTCAGTTTTACCATCTTCAAAACCATAAGATCTTTTGTCAATTTTAAATCTATCTAATAATTGTGCATTGAGAAACCAATTCCTGTCTGtcattatttctttctttttcattttacaaTCCTTTTGTGAAAATTCTATCATATCCTGATATGCTATCCATCTATTTTCATGTATCATTTGTCACCTAAGTAATGCTTCTTTTTGGTGATAACCACAAAGGAGTTTTTGGGCACACTCTGAATTTGTATTTATTCCATACTCTCAAGATTGCATGCTGAACATAATGATGATTAGTCTTTATGTACTTTGACTTTATTATACCAAAGATAGGCATGCCAGCCATAATTTAAATGGCCCTCTAGTTCTAACAATCTTCCATTTTTCAACATAACCCATTTCTTCAACCAAAGTAAGGAGCTGGCAGCAAAGTATAACTTTAAATCAGGTAAACTTAATCCTCCTCTTTAGCATCTTGTAggatttaatattttacttgaggtttttttccttgccatacAAATGCTGATACAAATGCTTCTGCCATTGCTTAAATACACTCTCATTTCTCAAGACAGGTATTGTTTGAAATAGAAATAACATTCTTGGTAGAATGTTCATTTTAATTACAGGAATTCTCCCCAACAACATAATTGAAGTTTGTTCCACCTTGTCAAATCCTTTCTAATTTCATTCCATGGCTTaacattgttgtttttaaataacatGTAATTCATGTTTGTCATTGTGATACCCAAATATTTCACCTGTTGggtttgaagagtagaagaataagaatgtaggtatgatagagaaaagtttgattttttagttctgccctgacctggatggcccagactagcctgatcttgtcagatctcagaaggtaagcagggtcagccctggttagtattt
Above is a genomic segment from Euleptes europaea isolate rEulEur1 chromosome 17, rEulEur1.hap1, whole genome shotgun sequence containing:
- the LOC130489182 gene encoding protocadherin beta-16-like, with the translated sequence MEDSFRIRKGLYLLFFLSLSGVVCVSLRYSLPEEKKSGSVVANVLKDLKLGPGELSARRAQLVSKSIKQYFQLDTRSGNVNVNDKIDREALCGKVDTCVLLSEIVLQNPLKIYNIVIQIEDINDNFPAFSQTELDLSIPENVPTNTRFPLESAQDRDLGENSVQNYTLSPNENFILEIKSGRGGKKRLDLVLEKPLDREKKAQFELTLTAVDGGVPQKTGTVLIKVSVLDINDNFPQFAQPEYIVGLKENTPQDTLVMKVEARDLDFGSNAQITYSYHQMPEKISNLFHLNENTGEITVLGLFDYEKETSYDINIKATDGGGLSGHCKVLVEIEDENDNAPEISVISITSPLAEDSPLDTLVVLFSVTDRDSGDNGRTSCSVEMDLPFLLKTTVNNYYQLVTQRPLDREKVPEYNITITATDRGSPRLTTKRTITVLISDINDNSPVFDKTKYEMQLWENNIPGLLMGSVHAVDLDMEQNAQVTYSLVPGNASGAPVASYVSINSENGNLYVLRSLDYEQIKEFQVTVRASDGGSPRLSSEIVVRVLILDENDNAPFFLYPLQNSTSPCNDLVPKSVEAGYLVAKVVAVDGDSGQNSWLSYELLKATDPGLFSLGAQNGEVKTRRPLTERDTNKQRLIILVRDNGHPPQTSTATLNILPVDGFSDPYLAIASVSHEASEEDSSLTMYLVICLAAVSFVFLICIILFVAIKMHKKESSFITSLPQFPPALPEIPETGVDSQNGSLSRTYHYDVCLTGGSLSSEFRFLRPLIPVFSMREPNVSENHRISSVSQETPEQAEGRNQREMVSNLLLFLNCPCTIEISAGLYDIRNTFC